A section of the Elizabethkingia anophelis R26 genome encodes:
- a CDS encoding S46 family peptidase — protein sequence MKRLFLLLTFMVSFVQMRADEGMWLMMLIKRLNGVDMQKEGLHLTPEEIYSVNNSSMKDAILQFGGGCTAEIVSPKGLIFTNHHCGYGAIAAASTPEKDYLTNGFWAKNNGEEISSKGLSVRFFVRMDDATKRITSKLNNDMSADQRKAIIDAEIKAIQSENSENGKYTVVVKDFFKGNEFYYFVFQDFKDVRLVGTPPSSIGKYGGDTDNWEWPRHTGDFSVFRVYADKNGNPAEYSADNFPLKPKHHLPISLKGNKPGDFAMIVGYPGTTNRYLTSFGIEQMVSKDYPAWVEASKTAMDVMKKHMDKDDATRLAYASNYASVANYWKNRAGTIEAVYKNGTIGDKKEVEKKYQQWAEKAENKAVYGNVLANTDAYYKQISNRNIEKNYGAQFQRNAKYIRNSFQIGDALTSYMKQDASAQAAMKPKLEAAVKQAYEGFNTQLETEMLSQMASLYQSKVAADVASATVKSVNASELANIAQSSIFANATSVINFLNNPSAEKLANDKLYKFAAGYIGDNKVLAEKYAKTDEGFQKDSRLFMDGLMKAMPEKKFYPDANSTIRLTYGKIETLPKRADRDYTGIKQNYYTTMEGMIKKYKKGDEEFDLPQGLLDLYKKKDYGMYKDKDGQLHVNFLSNNDITGGNSGSPIIDGYGRLIGLAFDGNSEALSGDIVFEPKLQRTINVDVRYVLWVIDKFAGAKNLISELTLVK from the coding sequence ATGAAAAGATTATTCCTTTTACTCACTTTTATGGTGAGTTTCGTACAAATGAGAGCCGACGAGGGAATGTGGCTAATGATGCTCATTAAGCGACTGAATGGTGTAGATATGCAAAAAGAGGGACTACACCTTACACCGGAAGAAATTTATTCCGTAAATAACTCCAGCATGAAAGATGCTATTCTCCAATTTGGAGGGGGATGTACTGCAGAGATCGTTTCTCCGAAAGGTCTTATTTTCACTAATCACCACTGTGGATACGGCGCTATTGCGGCAGCTTCTACGCCAGAGAAAGACTACCTTACCAATGGTTTCTGGGCAAAAAATAATGGTGAAGAAATTAGTTCTAAAGGCCTGTCAGTAAGATTCTTTGTAAGAATGGATGATGCGACAAAACGTATTACATCTAAACTGAACAATGATATGAGTGCTGATCAAAGAAAAGCTATTATCGATGCTGAGATCAAAGCTATCCAGTCTGAAAACTCTGAGAATGGAAAATATACTGTAGTGGTGAAAGATTTCTTCAAAGGAAATGAGTTTTACTACTTTGTATTCCAGGATTTCAAAGATGTTCGTTTAGTAGGTACTCCGCCTTCATCTATTGGTAAATATGGTGGTGATACTGATAACTGGGAATGGCCAAGACATACAGGAGACTTTTCTGTTTTCCGTGTTTATGCTGATAAAAATGGCAACCCTGCTGAATATTCAGCTGATAACTTTCCTTTAAAGCCAAAGCATCACTTACCAATTTCGCTAAAAGGAAATAAGCCTGGTGATTTTGCAATGATTGTAGGATATCCGGGTACAACAAACAGATACCTTACTTCTTTCGGAATTGAACAGATGGTAAGCAAAGATTACCCGGCATGGGTTGAAGCTTCTAAAACAGCTATGGATGTTATGAAGAAGCATATGGATAAAGACGATGCTACAAGATTAGCTTACGCTTCTAACTATGCAAGTGTTGCTAACTACTGGAAAAACAGAGCCGGAACAATTGAGGCTGTTTACAAAAACGGAACAATTGGTGACAAAAAAGAGGTTGAGAAGAAATACCAACAGTGGGCTGAGAAAGCTGAAAACAAAGCTGTTTATGGAAATGTATTAGCAAATACAGATGCATACTACAAGCAGATTTCTAACAGAAATATTGAGAAGAATTATGGCGCACAGTTCCAGAGAAATGCTAAATACATCAGAAATTCTTTCCAGATTGGTGATGCTTTAACAAGCTACATGAAGCAAGATGCTTCTGCTCAGGCTGCTATGAAACCTAAATTAGAAGCAGCTGTTAAGCAGGCTTACGAAGGGTTCAACACTCAACTTGAAACAGAAATGCTATCTCAGATGGCTTCTTTATATCAATCAAAAGTAGCAGCAGATGTTGCTTCTGCAACTGTAAAATCTGTAAACGCATCAGAGCTTGCGAATATTGCACAGTCTTCAATTTTTGCAAACGCAACTTCAGTAATTAACTTCCTGAACAATCCAAGTGCTGAAAAATTAGCGAATGATAAGCTTTATAAGTTTGCTGCGGGATATATCGGAGACAACAAAGTATTAGCTGAAAAATATGCTAAAACTGACGAAGGCTTCCAAAAAGACAGCCGTTTATTCATGGACGGACTAATGAAAGCTATGCCTGAGAAAAAATTCTATCCGGACGCTAACTCTACAATCAGATTAACTTACGGTAAGATTGAAACGCTTCCTAAAAGAGCTGACAGAGATTATACAGGTATCAAGCAGAATTACTATACCACAATGGAAGGAATGATTAAGAAGTACAAGAAAGGTGACGAAGAGTTTGATCTTCCGCAGGGACTTCTTGATCTTTACAAAAAGAAAGATTATGGCATGTACAAGGACAAAGACGGGCAACTTCATGTAAACTTCCTTTCTAATAACGATATTACAGGGGGTAACTCAGGCTCTCCAATTATCGATGGTTACGGTAGACTTATAGGTCTTGCATTTGACGGAAACAGTGAAGCTTTAAGTGGTGACATTGTTTTTGAACCTAAATTACAAAGAACGATTAACGTAGACGTTAGATATGTACTTTGGGTAATTGACAAGTTTGCAGGTGCAAAAAACTTAATTAGCGAACTGACTTTAGTAAAGTAA
- a CDS encoding DUF2306 domain-containing protein, translating to MLIAKNIIKWTLIGLFIWFFLLMCRITLFYVPFSATASFLNIKQTEVTTLPFYLPIFYTHVYSSIFVLLAGFIQFFTTRKKHKTIHQYSGYIYVIGLLLFSAPSGIYMGLHANGGFWAQLSFIILGCLWWFTTFMAMVNIFQKDIKSHQQWMNRSYALAVSALTLRMWKVILVYLFQPNPMEVYLVIAWLGWVPNLLIIELLILKKYKYEKARYFRSLALPVFVQKGS from the coding sequence ATGCTTATTGCTAAGAATATCATAAAATGGACTTTAATAGGACTGTTCATCTGGTTTTTCTTACTGATGTGTAGGATTACATTATTCTATGTGCCCTTTTCTGCGACCGCTTCTTTTCTGAATATTAAGCAAACTGAGGTTACTACTCTCCCTTTTTATCTGCCTATTTTTTATACACATGTCTACAGCAGTATTTTCGTATTACTCGCTGGGTTCATTCAATTCTTTACAACACGTAAAAAGCATAAAACCATCCACCAATATTCAGGGTACATATATGTGATAGGACTTTTATTATTTTCGGCTCCTTCAGGTATATATATGGGCTTGCATGCTAATGGAGGATTCTGGGCACAATTATCTTTTATTATTTTAGGATGCTTATGGTGGTTTACCACTTTCATGGCCATGGTAAATATTTTTCAAAAAGATATTAAGAGCCATCAGCAATGGATGAACAGGAGCTATGCACTTGCTGTTTCTGCTTTAACCCTGAGAATGTGGAAGGTTATTCTGGTTTATCTTTTTCAACCCAATCCCATGGAAGTCTATCTGGTTATTGCATGGCTGGGATGGGTTCCCAATTTATTAATCATCGAATTATTAATACTCAAAAAATATAAATATGAAAAAGCTCGTTATTTTCGGAGTCTTGCTCTCCCTGTTTTCGTGCAAAAAGGAAGCTAA